The genome window GCATAAGAAACTCATCTTCTCTAGTTCCAATAAAAGGAAGATGAGTGTGAGCATCAACAAATCCTGGCAAAACTATACATCCACTAGCATCTATCTTATTAGAAGCATCAACATATTTTTCAAAAAGATCCTCAGACTTACCTACATCTATTATTCGACCATCACAAATAGCTATAGCAGCACTTTCAATCACTCCTAGATCAAGCATCTCCTCTCCTATCTTTGGTCCTTTTTTATCATCCTTAACCCTAATAAGCTGAGATATGTTATAGATGAGAATATCGACCATTTCCTATTCCTCCAGTTCGAGTAAGCGCATCTCTATAACCTGCTTCATTGGATCAAAATTGTGTAATTTAAGATAGTAAGAAATAGAATCAAACAAAGCCTCAGCGGGAAGAAGACCTATTATTTCACTCTCAACTACCGGTACTCCCCACCTTTCTGCCTCTATCTTAACAAGCTCATAAACTCTGTAAACCGCATTTTTGGTATAATCAGTTAAATTCATTGAGACTTGGACCAATCCTTTTTCTTTCAATTCAACTCCTATAGCTTTAACAAAGCCTAATCCACCGCTTGAAGCTCTAACAAACTGAGCTATTTTTTTAGCTATGTTTATGTCGTTAGTTCCAAGATTAACGTTAAAGGCTATAAGAGGCTTTCTTGCTCCAACAACCGTTGCCCCCGCTGTTGGATGAAGCTTAGGTAAACCATAATCAGGATGACGCTCAGGTTTGGAAATTTCCTCCTTTAGCCCCTCATACTCTCCTTTTCTTATAACCTCAAGCCTCTTTCTCTCAGGCCTTAAAGCAGCCTCCTCATAGAGGTAAACCGGGATACCAAGTTCATCAGCTATCTTCTTACCAAGCTTTCTTGCAAGCTCGATACACTCCTCCATTGTTATCCCTTTTAAGGGAACAAACGGAATAACATCCGTTGCACCTATTCTCGGATGCCCCCCTTTATGCTCCTCCATGTTTATCAGCTCTGATGCAATCTTAACGGACTCAAACACGGCATTAAACATAGCCTCAGGATCTCCGATAGCAGTTACAACCATTCTGTTATGATCTCTATCAGAAGAGACATCCAAAAGCCAAACCTTTTCTTTTCCCCTAAAGCAATCCGCTATCTTATTTATCACATCTGCTCTCCTTCCCTCACTATAGTTTGGGACACACTCAACAAGCTTCCTGGACATCGAAGACTACCTCCCTAAAAATTAGGTGGGACCCTTCTCGCTAAGAAGAGTCCCACCTTAAGATTACTACTTAAAGTCCAATAATCTATTTAAGCATGGGAATTTTTATACCATATTTTTTAGCCCATTCTATAGCTTTATCATATCCAGCATCAGCATGTCTAACTACACCTATTCCAGGATCGTTCCTTAAAACCCTCTTAACCTTCTCAGCAGCTTCATCAGTACCATCAACTACCGTTACCTGTCCTGCATGAAGAGAATACCCTATTCCAACCCCTCCTCCATGATGGAAGGAAACCCAACTTGCACCGCTAGCGGTATTCAAAAGAGCGTTAAGAATCGGCCAATCAGCTATAGCATCGCTTCCGTCCTTCATTCCCTCCGTTTCTCTGTAAGGCGATGCAACAGAGCCTGTATCAAGATGATCTCTACCTATGACAATAGGTGCTTTAATTTCTCCCTTCTTTATAAGATCATTAAATATTAAACCCATCTTATCCCTCTCACCGTAACCAAGCCAGCAGATCCTAGCTGGAAGCCCTTGGAATTTAACCTTCTTGTTAGCCATCTGAATCCAGCGTACAAGATGTTTCTTTTCTGGAAAAGTCTCTATGACCGCCTGATCAGTCCTGTAAATATCCTCAGGATCCCCAGATAAAGCAACCCACCTAAAGGGACCTTGACCTTCACAGAAAAGAGGTCTTATGTACTCAACTACAAATCCAGGGAAATCATAAGCGTTTCTGACTCCTCTCTTATAAGCTTGAGTTCTTATATTATTACCATAGTCAAAAACTACTGCTCCCCTTTTCTGAAGGTCAAGCATAGCCTTCACATGCCTAGCAATAGAATCCAAGGCCATCTCCTTGTACTTTTCAGGATCAGTTCTTCTAAGCTCTAAGGCCTCCTCATAAGATATACCGGCAGGAACATAACCATTAAGCTCATCGTGAGCTGACGTTTGGTCAGTAACCACATCAGGAACTATACCTCTTTTAACAAACTCAGGAAAGATATCCGCAGCGTTTCCAAGAAGGCCAATAGATATAGCTCTACCCTCATCCTTAGCCTTTAAGGCTATATTCAAGGCCTCATCTAAGCTTTCAACCATTACATCTAAGTAGCCGGTTTCAAGCCTTCTTTTAATTCTCTGACGGTCAACTTCAACTATTATTCCAACACCCTCGTTCATAGTTATAGCAAGAGGCTGAGCACCACCCATTCCACCAAGCCCCGCTGTTAAGACAAGCCTTCCCTTTAAAGTCCCATTAAAATGCCTATTAGCCACGGCAGCAAGCGTCTCATAAGTTCCTTGAAGTATTCCCTGCGTTCCTATATAGATCCAACTTCCAGCGGTCATCTGGCCATACATTATAAGGCCTCGAGCTTCTAGATCCCTAAAGTAGTCCCAATCAGCCCATTTAGGAACAAGGTTAGCATTAGCTATTAAAACCCTGGGAGCCCAAGGATGAGTTTTAAATATAGCCACAGGCTTACCAGATTGTACAAGGAGAGTTTCATCATTCTCGAGCTCTGTTAAACACCTAACTAATGCATCAAAACACTCCCAATTTCTTGCTGCCTTACCTGTTCCACCATAAACTATCAACTCTTCTGGTTTTTCCGCAACCTCAGGATCTAAGTTATTCATTAGCATCCTTAAGGCTGCCTCTTGAACCCACCCCTTACACCGAAGCTCCCTTCCCCTAGGAGCCCTTATAACTCTCTTTTCTAGAACTACTCCCACAAAACATCACTCCTCAGGTGGCTTTATTATCTCAGGATCGTCAATAACTCCATAGTGACGGAAAGTACCATCTTTAACTATCTGTACTTGAACAGCTTTAACGACCTCTCCTATCTTAGTAAATCTCTTTATCTTGCCGGTCAGGACATCAAAATCTTTCAAAGAAGCTATAGCATCCTTTATCTTAGCCGCCTCAGTAGAACCCGCTCTCTTTATGCCTTCAACAAGGATAAAAACGGCATCAAAAGAGGAAGCCCCAACCATATCCGGATCAATCTTATACTTCTCCTTATATTTATTTATGAACCACTTCACTAGGGGTCTTGGATCATCTCTATCGAAGTTAGTGACTATAACGACACCTTCAGCAGCTTTTCCAGCAATCTCTATAAATTTGGGAGAATCAAAACCCTCCTCACCCACTATATACCCTGTGTACCCAAGATTACGAGCTTGAACAACAGCAGGAGCATGGAAGTAATAACCGCTAATGAATATAGCATCAGGATTAGCAGCCTTTATCTCAGTAAGATATGGTGTAAAATCCTTTTCCCCCATCGGGAAAAACTTCTCACCAATTATTTTAAGACCTATCTTCTCTGCTCTGCTTCTAAATCCTGCAGAAAGAGCCCTACCGTAATCAATATCAACGGTCAAAAGATAAACAGTTTTAGCATTGAGTTTCTTCCCAACTACTTCTGCCGCAGCAGCTCCCTCAATCTCTCCAAGGAAACCATTTCTAAATATATACTCTCCAGCCCTCGTAATCTCAGGATGAACAGCATAAGCGGCAACCATAGGTATTTTAGCCTCCTGAAAAACTGGAGCAGCTGCTCTCGTTGGACCACTATAAGACCCACTAACCACACCTACCACCTTATCCTTTTCTATCAGCTTACGCGCTACCGCAACAGCCTCACTTGGCTTTAAGCCATCATCATAAACTACAAGCTCAAGCTTCTTTCCCAAAACTCCACCCTGTTCATTAATATATTCAATAGCAAGTTGTGCAGAGTTCAAAGCGCTGGCTCCATCAGCAGCAGCGGGACCAGTGAGAGGCGCAAAGAATCCTATCTTAATAGTATCCTGAGCTAATGCTACCCCTCCTACTAATAGAACCAAAACCATCATAATTAACGCTTTCTTCAAGATTGCCACCTCCTTTTATTTTATAGCTCCCAAAGGGAGCAAACACTTAACCACCAAGGTAAGCTCGCTTAACCATCGGATTATCAGAAAGCTCTTTAGCGCTACCTTCAAGAACTATCTGGCCAGTCTCCAATACATAGCCTCTATCAGCAACCTTAAGGGCTTGACGAGCATTTTGTTCCACGAGAAGTATAGTAATACCTCTTCTTTTAAGCTCCATTATCGCTTCATAGATCTTCTCAACCAAAATAGGCATAAGTCCTAAAGAAGCCTCATCTATCATTAAAAGCTTTGGATTAGACATTAGCGCCCTTCCCAAGGATAACATCTGCCTCTCCCCACCGCTCATTGTACCAGCAAGCTGGTTTACTCTCTCCTTCAACGCTGGGAAAACTTCAAAAATTTTATCCATCCTCATTCGGAGCTCTTTCTTGTCTGTAATAGGTAGAGCTCCGACTCTCAAATTTTCCTCCACGGTAAGATCTGGAAAAACTCGAGCCCCCTCGGGAACCATCCTTATACCTAACTGAGCTCTTAAATGAGGTGCCATACCGTTTATAAGCTTACCCTCTAAAAATATCTCTCCCTTTTCTATCCTTTCCAACCCCATTATGGAACGCAATATACTGGTTTTACCAGCACCA of Synergistota bacterium contains these proteins:
- the ftcD gene encoding glutamate formimidoyltransferase, with amino-acid sequence MSRKLVECVPNYSEGRRADVINKIADCFRGKEKVWLLDVSSDRDHNRMVVTAIGDPEAMFNAVFESVKIASELINMEEHKGGHPRIGATDVIPFVPLKGITMEECIELARKLGKKIADELGIPVYLYEEAALRPERKRLEVIRKGEYEGLKEEISKPERHPDYGLPKLHPTAGATVVGARKPLIAFNVNLGTNDINIAKKIAQFVRASSGGLGFVKAIGVELKEKGLVQVSMNLTDYTKNAVYRVYELVKIEAERWGVPVVESEIIGLLPAEALFDSISYYLKLHNFDPMKQVIEMRLLELEE
- a CDS encoding ABC transporter substrate-binding protein, whose protein sequence is MKKALIMMVLVLLVGGVALAQDTIKIGFFAPLTGPAAADGASALNSAQLAIEYINEQGGVLGKKLELVVYDDGLKPSEAVAVARKLIEKDKVVGVVSGSYSGPTRAAAPVFQEAKIPMVAAYAVHPEITRAGEYIFRNGFLGEIEGAAAAEVVGKKLNAKTVYLLTVDIDYGRALSAGFRSRAEKIGLKIIGEKFFPMGEKDFTPYLTEIKAANPDAIFISGYYFHAPAVVQARNLGYTGYIVGEEGFDSPKFIEIAGKAAEGVVIVTNFDRDDPRPLVKWFINKYKEKYKIDPDMVGASSFDAVFILVEGIKRAGSTEAAKIKDAIASLKDFDVLTGKIKRFTKIGEVVKAVQVQIVKDGTFRHYGVIDDPEIIKPPEE
- a CDS encoding ABC transporter ATP-binding protein, with product MPLLELLDVHLSYGKIKALKGVSIKIEQGELVTIIGANGAGKTSILRSIMGLERIEKGEIFLEGKLINGMAPHLRAQLGIRMVPEGARVFPDLTVEENLRVGALPITDKKELRMRMDKIFEVFPALKERVNQLAGTMSGGERQMLSLGRALMSNPKLLMIDEASLGLMPILVEKIYEAIMELKRRGITILLVEQNARQALKVADRGYVLETGQIVLEGSAKELSDNPMVKRAYLGG
- the hutU gene encoding urocanate hydratase — protein: MGVVLEKRVIRAPRGRELRCKGWVQEAALRMLMNNLDPEVAEKPEELIVYGGTGKAARNWECFDALVRCLTELENDETLLVQSGKPVAIFKTHPWAPRVLIANANLVPKWADWDYFRDLEARGLIMYGQMTAGSWIYIGTQGILQGTYETLAAVANRHFNGTLKGRLVLTAGLGGMGGAQPLAITMNEGVGIIVEVDRQRIKRRLETGYLDVMVESLDEALNIALKAKDEGRAISIGLLGNAADIFPEFVKRGIVPDVVTDQTSAHDELNGYVPAGISYEEALELRRTDPEKYKEMALDSIARHVKAMLDLQKRGAVVFDYGNNIRTQAYKRGVRNAYDFPGFVVEYIRPLFCEGQGPFRWVALSGDPEDIYRTDQAVIETFPEKKHLVRWIQMANKKVKFQGLPARICWLGYGERDKMGLIFNDLIKKGEIKAPIVIGRDHLDTGSVASPYRETEGMKDGSDAIADWPILNALLNTASGASWVSFHHGGGVGIGYSLHAGQVTVVDGTDEAAEKVKRVLRNDPGIGVVRHADAGYDKAIEWAKKYGIKIPMLK